AAATGCAACTATACGCTGTTCTTGGGTTGCTATTTGCATTGCTGGTGGCAATGTTTGCGGTACAGAACTCCACTGCGGTGGACATAAGAATACTGACTTGGAAATTTTCAAACATTTCCTTGGTGCTGGTTATACTTGGAAGTGTTGTGGGGGGCGCCCTTATTGCATTTCTTTTGGGCTTACCAAAGCAATTGCGCAATATGATTAAAATTAAAGAGTTAAGTGCTCAAAACCAACGTTTGGTGACTGAAGTAGATCGTCTTACTCAAGAATTAGGGCAGGAAAAAGAAATGGAAGAGCCTAAAGAAGAGAAACCTGTGGTCAATGAGTAAATGTATGTTTGGATGTGTATATGTTGAAAGGTACCTATATTGGTTTAGATCTGGAAACAACCGGGTTAAACCCGGAAAAACATCAAATAATTGAAGTGGGACTTATAAAATTGGTGGACGGGGTAATAACTGAAACATATCATTCCCTTGTCAATCCCGGTACCGGTTTACCACTGAGAATAAAGCGGTTAACAGGTATAGATGATGAAATGTTAGCTGATGCCCCACCTATTGAAGAAATACTTCCGGAAATATTTGAATTTATTGGAGATGCCCCCCTATTAGGCCATAAGGTTGAGTTTGACCGCGATTTTTTATCAACCTTCAAATACTTAGACAACCCTATCTATGACACTGTGGAACTGGCTCGCATAGTGCTGCCGACTGCCCCTAACCACCGGCTGGCAACACTGTGTGAATTATGTTTAGAGGGCCCCTTTACCCAACACCGGGCACTGGATGACGCCAAGGCATCGGTGTTATTGGCACTGGAGCTGGTTAATCGGTTAAAGGATTTTAATAATGAATTATTACAAGACCTAACAAGATTGTTGAAGTTGGCAGGTTCTTCCTGGTATACAATATTTCAACAGGCGGCCTTTGACCAATTTACTTTAGGCTCCTGGGGGAAGATGGGCGGCCTAAAGCCTTTAAAGGGTGAAAACTTAAAAAATAAAGTTATTAAAGGTGATGTATCTGAGCATA
This genomic interval from Desulfofalx alkaliphila DSM 12257 contains the following:
- a CDS encoding LapA family protein, with product MQLYAVLGLLFALLVAMFAVQNSTAVDIRILTWKFSNISLVLVILGSVVGGALIAFLLGLPKQLRNMIKIKELSAQNQRLVTEVDRLTQELGQEKEMEEPKEEKPVVNE